The following are from one region of the Phormidium sp. PBR-2020 genome:
- a CDS encoding DUF3179 domain-containing protein, which yields MKPSMRILGKTAAITVLLGLGGLVAQAGGWDNFKLRHFSMTQVLNNMEKAVEDAQQSASPGQDPRVNPSELLAGGPPKDGIPSIDDPKFDSAGTTPFDESQEVMGMVVNGEAKAYPIGILNWHEIVNDTIGGVNVSVTYCPLCDTAIAFERGDTTFGVSGRLYQSCLVMFDRRDDSLYAQPWGLGVVGAQVNQSLERVPAVKTQLGNWLERHPDSQILSTETGHERDYQRYPYGSYNRDRTLVFPVRHQDQLSLHPKDAISYIWQSDENTPQGQFSGESLQLVHEEIRQVGEQTVQLGGQSLRVWWDEDLETVRVEDAQGNSVPAATAFAFVYPAFMGSLGSVN from the coding sequence ATGAAACCTTCTATGAGAATTTTAGGGAAAACGGCTGCAATTACGGTTCTGCTTGGATTGGGGGGATTAGTGGCCCAGGCGGGGGGTTGGGATAATTTCAAGCTTCGCCATTTCAGCATGACCCAGGTTCTCAATAATATGGAAAAAGCGGTTGAGGATGCGCAACAGTCTGCGTCACCGGGTCAGGACCCTCGGGTGAATCCGTCAGAACTTCTGGCTGGGGGACCCCCGAAAGATGGGATTCCCAGTATTGATGACCCTAAATTTGACTCGGCGGGGACAACGCCGTTTGATGAGAGTCAAGAGGTGATGGGGATGGTGGTGAATGGGGAAGCCAAAGCCTATCCGATTGGGATTCTCAATTGGCATGAAATCGTCAATGATACGATTGGCGGGGTGAATGTGAGTGTGACCTATTGCCCACTTTGTGATACGGCGATCGCCTTTGAGCGAGGAGACACCACCTTTGGGGTCTCGGGACGACTTTATCAAAGTTGTTTGGTGATGTTCGATCGCCGTGATGATAGTCTCTATGCCCAACCCTGGGGACTGGGGGTGGTGGGGGCTCAAGTCAATCAAAGTTTAGAGCGGGTTCCGGCAGTGAAAACCCAGTTGGGGAACTGGTTGGAACGCCATCCTGATAGTCAAATTCTTTCGACGGAGACGGGACATGAGCGGGATTATCAACGTTATCCCTATGGCAGTTATAACCGCGATCGCACTCTCGTGTTTCCAGTCCGCCATCAAGACCAGTTAAGCTTGCATCCGAAAGATGCCATCAGCTACATTTGGCAAAGCGACGAGAATACCCCCCAGGGACAATTTTCTGGGGAAAGTCTGCAACTGGTCCATGAGGAGATTCGCCAAGTCGGGGAACAAACGGTGCAACTGGGAGGACAGTCGCTGCGAGTTTGGTGGGATGAGGACTTGGAGACGGTTCGAGTTGAAGACGCTCAGGGAAATTCAGTTCCCGCCGCCACGGCCTTTGCCTTTGTTTATCCGGCGTTTATGGGGTCTTTGGGGTCTGTGAATTAG
- a CDS encoding RRXRR domain-containing protein: MQRIPVQNPDGTPAMPTKRHRAQRWVEQGRATWVKTNLRLKAVRLNAEPSGRKTQPIVVGVDPGKLYSGIAVQSSKATLFQSHLELPYLKVRERMDNRRMLRRSRRSRRINRELPFPLRNHRQKRFNNRRQKKVAPSIRANRDLEFRVVQELSRLFPIAAIGYEKVRADVDLTSGRKGAKSGKGFSPVMVGQAYAIKKMEQIAPVYTRYGWQSDGNGTAQLRSILGLTKSQDKARPIPQTHAVDGIALACGYFIQYRPFYGKRSHGCLVFGQVKLTSAPFVVIKRPPISRRQLHLMVPKKKGVRRKYGGTVTRHGFRKGDLVRAEMAGRVSVGYVSGDTARQVSVSGLTWKRIGQFSAGKVTLLYRATGILVSCPQRGSVSGVLNPTA, encoded by the coding sequence ATGCAACGTATCCCGGTGCAAAACCCTGATGGGACTCCCGCCATGCCCACCAAGCGCCATCGCGCGCAGCGATGGGTCGAGCAAGGCAGAGCGACATGGGTAAAAACTAATCTGCGCCTTAAGGCCGTGCGCCTGAACGCCGAACCATCGGGTCGTAAGACCCAACCCATTGTGGTTGGAGTCGATCCCGGCAAACTCTATTCAGGGATTGCCGTTCAATCGTCTAAAGCGACCCTATTTCAGTCCCACCTAGAACTCCCCTATCTCAAGGTACGGGAGCGGATGGACAATCGTAGAATGCTTCGGCGTTCTCGCCGTAGTCGGCGAATCAATCGAGAGTTACCCTTCCCATTACGGAATCATCGCCAAAAACGATTTAACAACCGTAGACAGAAGAAAGTCGCCCCCAGCATCCGAGCGAACCGAGACTTAGAGTTTCGGGTCGTTCAGGAGCTATCCCGACTGTTCCCCATTGCTGCCATTGGCTACGAGAAAGTCCGCGCCGACGTGGACCTAACCTCAGGTCGAAAAGGGGCAAAATCCGGTAAGGGTTTCTCACCGGTCATGGTGGGGCAAGCCTACGCCATCAAGAAAATGGAGCAGATTGCCCCAGTTTATACTCGTTATGGGTGGCAGAGTGATGGCAATGGCACGGCTCAACTTCGCTCGATTTTGGGATTAACGAAATCTCAGGATAAAGCCAGGCCAATCCCCCAAACCCATGCTGTTGATGGTATTGCCTTAGCTTGTGGATACTTCATTCAGTATCGCCCTTTCTACGGAAAACGGAGTCACGGTTGTCTGGTATTTGGCCAGGTTAAACTCACATCTGCCCCATTTGTGGTGATTAAACGCCCACCCATCAGTCGTCGGCAACTGCACCTGATGGTTCCGAAAAAGAAGGGGGTACGCCGCAAATATGGGGGTACAGTGACCCGCCACGGATTCCGAAAAGGGGATTTGGTGCGGGCTGAAATGGCCGGTCGCGTCTCGGTTGGCTATGTCAGTGGGGATACCGCTCGGCAAGTTTCGGTTTCTGGGTTGACCTGGAAGCGCATTGGCCAGTTTAGTGCTGGCAAAGTTACGTTACTCTATCGCGCCACGGGCATTTTAGTCAGTTGCCCGCAGAGAGGGTCAGTCAGTGGGGTATTGAACCCTACCGCCTGA
- a CDS encoding Uma2 family endonuclease, whose product MNTAPAFLSIPDYLHGEQRSPIRHEYLNGEIFAMTGGSEEHNRIALNIASLLKSHLRGSGCKTFIADMKVQIQDAVNHSDIFYYPDVMVTCDPQDQQRYYKTHPCLIVEVLSPSTEKLDRREKRLNYQTLPSLQDYLLVRQDRAEVERYHPDDSGFWQPQRFTAGDIFPLKSVNFEMAVSEIYDEVVLGELG is encoded by the coding sequence ATGAATACAGCCCCCGCCTTCCTCTCCATTCCCGACTATCTCCACGGAGAACAACGCAGTCCCATCCGCCACGAATATCTCAACGGCGAGATTTTCGCGATGACGGGTGGAAGTGAGGAACATAATCGCATCGCCCTCAATATTGCTAGTCTTCTGAAATCTCATCTGCGAGGAAGTGGCTGCAAAACCTTCATCGCCGATATGAAAGTCCAAATTCAAGATGCGGTGAATCACTCGGATATCTTCTACTACCCCGATGTGATGGTCACCTGCGACCCCCAAGACCAGCAGCGATACTATAAAACTCATCCTTGTCTAATTGTGGAGGTGCTGTCTCCCTCCACCGAAAAGTTAGACCGCCGGGAAAAACGCCTCAACTATCAAACCTTACCCAGTTTGCAAGACTATCTCCTCGTCCGCCAAGACCGAGCTGAGGTGGAACGGTATCACCCCGATGACTCAGGATTTTGGCAGCCACAACGCTTCACGGCGGGAGATATTTTTCCTCTCAAGTCCGTGAATTTCGAGATGGCGGTAAGTGAGATTTATGATGAGGTAGTTCTGGGGGAACTGGGCTAA
- a CDS encoding Uma2 family endonuclease: MSASRSNPAQTLPDLVSDSLSTDEMDEIVVPPSDLPSNEPPLESSLHLQQILLLMSCLNWLWKDRQDYFCAGNLTIYYSPRQLKSELFRGPDFFVVRGTPNQPRKSWVVWEEDGKYPNLIIELLSDSTAKTDRGLKKEIYQDTFRTPDYFWFDPHSLEFQGFHLVDGVYHPLEANAQGWLWSQQLGLYLGIHEESLRFFSPEETLIPTPEEAAEGERQTNAKLRAKLQELGVDPDSL, encoded by the coding sequence ATGTCTGCTTCCCGTTCTAATCCTGCGCAGACGCTCCCAGACCTGGTCTCAGACAGCCTCTCCACAGATGAGATGGATGAGATTGTGGTTCCCCCCAGTGACCTCCCCAGTAATGAACCCCCCTTGGAAAGTTCCCTGCATCTCCAACAGATTCTGCTGCTGATGTCTTGCCTCAACTGGCTCTGGAAAGACCGTCAGGACTACTTCTGTGCGGGAAACTTGACGATTTACTATAGTCCCCGTCAACTCAAATCTGAGTTGTTCCGAGGTCCCGACTTCTTTGTGGTGCGCGGAACCCCGAACCAACCTCGCAAAAGTTGGGTGGTTTGGGAAGAAGATGGCAAATATCCCAATCTGATTATCGAACTACTCTCGGACAGTACGGCTAAAACTGACCGAGGACTTAAGAAGGAGATTTATCAGGATACCTTCAGAACTCCCGACTATTTCTGGTTCGACCCCCACAGCTTGGAGTTTCAAGGCTTCCATTTGGTCGATGGGGTCTATCATCCGTTAGAGGCCAATGCCCAGGGATGGTTATGGAGTCAGCAGTTGGGACTCTATCTGGGGATTCATGAGGAGAGTTTGCGCTTTTTTAGTCCTGAGGAGACGCTGATTCCTACGCCTGAGGAGGCGGCGGAGGGGGAACGCCAGACCAATGCTAAGCTCAGGGCGAAGCTGCAAGAACTCGGAGTTGACCCAGATTCACTTTGA
- a CDS encoding aldose epimerase, translating into MYAIATETKLYPTYILSDDSAQAQLEIVPERGGLVTRWQVGDRDILYFDAERFANPELSVRGGIPILFPICGNLPNNTYTHEGTSYSLKQHGFARDLPWTVGESRTDKSASLTLELASNEETLAVYPFEFHLSFTYRLHGHTLEIVQRYSNPSEDQILPFSCGLHPYFQVPDKSQLRFHLPSHQYWDQLDGTLHDFDNRFNFERKEIDVAFTQLQSQSASVYDCKQGFTLNLEYSTPFSTLVFWAVQGKDYYCLEPWSAPRNALNTGDRLIHVHPRSSLEMLVRLDVHLD; encoded by the coding sequence ATGTACGCGATCGCCACTGAAACGAAACTCTACCCCACCTATATCCTGTCCGACGACTCGGCCCAGGCCCAACTAGAAATTGTCCCGGAACGCGGCGGACTCGTGACACGCTGGCAAGTTGGCGATCGCGACATCCTCTATTTCGATGCTGAACGCTTCGCGAACCCTGAACTGAGTGTCCGTGGCGGGATTCCCATTCTCTTTCCCATTTGCGGCAATCTCCCGAATAACACTTATACCCATGAGGGAACTTCCTACAGCCTCAAACAACATGGGTTTGCACGGGATTTACCCTGGACGGTTGGTGAATCCCGTACGGACAAAAGCGCCAGTTTGACCCTGGAATTGGCCAGCAACGAGGAAACCCTGGCGGTTTATCCCTTTGAGTTCCATCTGTCCTTCACCTACCGGCTGCACGGACACACTCTAGAAATTGTCCAACGCTACAGCAATCCCAGCGAGGATCAGATTCTCCCTTTCTCCTGCGGACTGCATCCCTATTTCCAAGTTCCTGATAAATCCCAATTGCGGTTTCATCTCCCCTCACACCAGTATTGGGACCAACTCGACGGAACTTTGCATGACTTCGATAATCGGTTTAACTTTGAGCGCAAGGAAATCGATGTGGCCTTTACTCAACTCCAGAGCCAAAGTGCGAGTGTCTATGATTGCAAGCAAGGATTTACCCTTAATCTCGAATATAGCACTCCCTTCTCGACCCTTGTCTTTTGGGCCGTCCAAGGGAAAGACTACTACTGTCTCGAACCCTGGAGCGCACCGCGCAACGCCCTGAATACGGGCGATCGCCTGATTCATGTTCATCCCCGTTCTAGCCTAGAAATGCTCGTGCGCCTCGATGTTCATCTCGACTGA
- a CDS encoding zinc-dependent metalloprotease: protein MTHFSRASEVACLSLLLAIALGPGSFSAPHPGLAQESRQGKSSSHPQTPLKQGETKPVPDPSPKASSSEADSEDDSENDSEKPSFTDLVADTTRLDGLFPLYHNVDKGELFLEIRPDQLDRLHLLVMTLSQGAGSFFFLEGFPLGDFPILLQKRNQRILITVPNTYFRTQGNDQQQSGVERGFSDSVLASLEIKATHPDRNSYLIDFGELLLAKDLPELTSIMSILSFTPQANHSYLSDVKNFPENIEIEATLGFSGTGSFLSQIILPTLPDGRALSLGVRYSLSPLPDNPNYRPRRADNRIGYFITAYQNLSDFSQSDPFVRYIQRWHLEKQDPTAELSPPVEPLVFWIENTVPHEYRQTIREGILMWNQAFEQAGYLNAIEVRQMPDDATWDPADIRYNTVRWIQAFNSGLAGMGPSRVNPLTGEILDADILINADVIRMLTRESDSLLAQSRSGWSPETERILVDLPGCSQPSCITEDIAAETAGVEGAEQEAQRLLQELRSRSNFPFNHGPRLSCNCAACTQAFQEGLTALSVLHNFPEDHETVQTYIHQYLRYLVAHEVGHTLGLRHNFKGSALRLPEELHDLELTRREGLTGSVMDYMPPNIAAPGEPQGEFFPTVVGPYDEWAITYGYQDFNHLPPQEERRRLEAIASRSTEPDLSYGTDEDLWAEVDPEINWFDLGSDMLYHAESQMQLGREVFERLEQRLPGAGEPPDRLRTQFDVALFYYFRQSRILLKHIGGQSFNRHQSPDVTPFEPLSLEQKERSLALLEQYIFAEDAFDFSPRLLNSLAPSRWFHWGSYPDFRRVDYPLHDRILLVQGWVLRSLLAPERLRRLRDLEMRSAPGEALQVPDLLGRVYRGVWSEVLEGRRVATNISSLRRGLQRQHLQLSLDMASGQVRGTEDSRTLARYYLGQLEEALTAALRRERDLDTYTRAHLQDSRMRIREAMGDN, encoded by the coding sequence ATGACCCATTTCTCCCGCGCTTCCGAGGTTGCTTGTCTATCCCTGCTGCTGGCGATCGCCCTCGGACCGGGGTCTTTTTCGGCACCTCACCCTGGTCTCGCTCAGGAAAGCCGCCAGGGTAAATCCTCCTCACACCCCCAGACCCCGCTAAAACAGGGAGAGACGAAACCGGTTCCCGATCCCTCCCCCAAAGCCTCCTCCTCAGAGGCCGACTCAGAGGACGACTCAGAAAACGACAGCGAGAAACCGTCCTTTACCGATCTCGTCGCCGATACCACCCGCCTCGACGGCCTATTCCCCCTCTATCACAACGTCGACAAGGGGGAGCTATTTTTAGAAATTCGTCCCGACCAGCTTGATCGCCTGCATTTGTTGGTGATGACACTCTCTCAGGGGGCGGGGAGTTTCTTTTTTCTCGAAGGGTTTCCCCTGGGGGACTTCCCGATTCTGTTGCAGAAGCGCAATCAAAGGATTTTAATTACCGTTCCCAATACCTACTTTCGCACTCAAGGCAATGACCAACAACAATCTGGAGTGGAGCGAGGGTTTAGCGATTCAGTTTTAGCCTCGTTAGAAATTAAAGCCACTCACCCTGATCGTAATAGTTATTTGATTGATTTTGGCGAGCTTTTATTGGCAAAAGATTTACCAGAATTGACCTCGATTATGTCAATTTTATCCTTTACACCACAAGCCAATCACTCGTACCTTTCTGACGTCAAAAACTTTCCCGAAAATATCGAAATTGAGGCGACTTTGGGATTTTCTGGGACTGGCTCTTTTCTGTCTCAAATTATACTGCCGACCCTACCGGATGGTCGTGCGTTATCCTTAGGGGTTCGTTATAGCCTCTCTCCCCTCCCAGATAACCCCAATTATCGTCCACGCCGGGCAGACAACCGCATTGGCTATTTTATTACCGCCTATCAAAACCTCTCCGATTTCAGTCAATCCGATCCCTTTGTGCGCTATATTCAGCGTTGGCATTTAGAAAAACAAGACCCAACGGCTGAATTGTCTCCCCCCGTTGAGCCGTTAGTCTTTTGGATTGAAAACACCGTGCCTCACGAGTATCGACAAACCATTCGTGAGGGGATTTTAATGTGGAATCAAGCCTTTGAACAAGCGGGCTATCTAAACGCCATTGAAGTACGACAAATGCCCGATGATGCCACTTGGGACCCAGCCGATATTCGCTACAATACCGTCCGCTGGATTCAAGCGTTTAACTCAGGGTTGGCGGGGATGGGCCCCTCGCGGGTGAATCCCTTAACGGGGGAAATTCTTGACGCAGATATCTTAATTAATGCCGATGTCATTCGCATGTTGACGCGGGAGAGCGATAGTTTATTGGCTCAGTCTCGCTCGGGGTGGTCTCCAGAAACCGAACGGATCTTAGTGGACTTACCCGGCTGTTCCCAGCCAAGCTGTATCACGGAGGATATCGCAGCGGAAACGGCTGGGGTAGAGGGGGCTGAGCAGGAGGCCCAGAGGTTGTTACAGGAGTTGCGATCGCGCTCCAATTTTCCCTTTAATCATGGTCCGCGTTTAAGTTGCAATTGTGCTGCTTGTACTCAGGCCTTTCAGGAAGGACTGACGGCCCTGTCGGTGTTACATAATTTCCCTGAGGATCACGAGACGGTACAAACCTATATTCATCAGTATTTGCGCTATTTGGTCGCTCATGAGGTGGGCCACACCCTAGGCTTACGTCATAATTTTAAGGGGAGTGCCCTACGCCTTCCCGAGGAACTCCATGACCTGGAGTTGACTCGTCGAGAGGGGTTAACCGGTTCAGTGATGGACTACATGCCGCCCAACATTGCCGCTCCTGGGGAGCCCCAAGGGGAGTTTTTTCCTACGGTAGTGGGCCCCTATGACGAATGGGCAATTACTTATGGTTACCAAGATTTTAATCACCTCCCACCTCAGGAAGAACGACGACGCTTAGAGGCGATCGCCAGCCGCTCGACGGAACCAGACTTGAGTTATGGAACCGATGAAGATCTTTGGGCGGAAGTCGATCCTGAGATTAACTGGTTTGACCTAGGCAGTGATATGCTTTATCATGCCGAATCCCAGATGCAGCTAGGGCGAGAGGTATTTGAGCGCCTAGAACAACGGCTTCCAGGAGCGGGAGAGCCGCCTGATCGTCTGCGGACTCAGTTTGATGTGGCTCTGTTTTACTATTTCCGTCAAAGTCGGATCTTGCTCAAACATATTGGTGGCCAGTCGTTCAATCGTCATCAGTCCCCCGATGTGACCCCCTTTGAACCCTTGTCATTGGAGCAAAAGGAGCGCAGTTTAGCCCTTCTGGAGCAATATATCTTTGCTGAGGATGCCTTCGACTTTTCTCCGAGATTATTAAATAGCTTAGCGCCGTCCCGTTGGTTCCATTGGGGAAGTTATCCTGATTTTCGACGGGTAGATTATCCCCTCCACGATCGGATTTTACTGGTTCAAGGGTGGGTACTGCGATCGCTGTTGGCCCCGGAACGGTTACGTCGCTTGCGAGATTTAGAGATGCGAAGCGCCCCCGGGGAAGCGTTACAAGTGCCGGACTTACTGGGACGGGTGTATCGCGGGGTTTGGTCTGAGGTGTTAGAGGGCCGACGGGTTGCCACCAATATCTCTAGTCTACGTCGGGGGTTACAGCGACAACATTTACAGTTATCGCTGGATATGGCCAGCGGACAGGTTCGCGGAACGGAAGATTCCCGTACTCTGGCGCGGTATTATTTAGGTCAGTTGGAGGAGGCGTTGACGGCAGCTCTACGGCGAGAACGAGATTTGGATACCTACACTCGGGCCCATTTACAAGACAGTCGGATGCGGATTCGTGAGGCAATGGGAGATAATTAA
- the ppc gene encoding phosphoenolpyruvate carboxylase, with amino-acid sequence MSPTLERTDRPFNVSSTSDVRLRHRLKVVEDLWESVLRQECGQQMVDLLHELNPMQAEGGQAPNLKDSPVVRKIEQLDLNDAIRAARGFALYFQLINIVEQHYEQRDQQKANVSNNLTFTEESISRVESPSEEFAEVGPNPIQTPERGTFGSLFPQLRQLNVPPNLIQKLLDQLDIRLVFTAHPTEIVRRTIRGKQRRIARVLRQLDRVEDGLHSMSRISSLEAEALQEQLMEEIRLWWRTDELHQFKPTVLDEVEYTLHYFTEVLFDTLPQLYQRLQRTLKVSFPHIEPPSYNFCKFGSWVGSDRDGNPSVTPRVTWQTACYQRNLVLEKYIHSVDSLSESLSLSLHWSDVLPELLESVEQDRLQMSEVYDRLAIRYRQEPYRLKLAYVQKRLENTRDRNLSLYHAEDWRQQIREVNSIPVYRSGSDFLAELQLIQRNLFETGLQCSELDTLICQVEIYGFNLAHLDIRQESSRHEEALNELTEYLQILPKPYSDLTEAERVEWLTLELQTRRPLVPTELPFSPITKETIETFRIVRLLQQEFGTELCQTYIISMSRQASDLLEVLLLAKEAGLYDPATGTGTLQVVPLFETVEDLKRAPSVMKDLFELPLYQVLLTGGYGREDSSDTPLSPSLQEVMLGYSDSNKDSGFLSSNWEIHKAQKALQAVSEPYGVKLRIFHGRGGSVGRGGGPAYEAILAQPGRTIDGRIKITEQGEVLASKYSLPELALYHLETVTSAVIQSSLLGSGFDDIEPWNETMEELAHKSRQHYRSLVYEEPDFIDFFMQVTPIEEISQLQISSRPSRRRQGKKDIGSLRAIPWVFSWTQSRFLLPAWYGVGTALNEFLQEKPEEHLKLLRYFYMKWPFFKMAISKVEMTLAKVDLQIAEHYVRELSQPEDRERFAVILNRITDEYHQSRDLILQITGHTYLLDGDPGLRRSVQLRNSTIIPLGLLQVSLLKRLRQHGKSMTPGVIHSRYSKGELLRGALLTLNGIAAGMRNTG; translated from the coding sequence ATGAGTCCAACACTTGAGAGAACCGATCGCCCATTCAACGTCTCCTCCACCTCAGACGTTCGGCTGCGTCACCGTCTCAAAGTCGTTGAGGATTTGTGGGAATCCGTACTGCGTCAGGAGTGCGGTCAACAAATGGTTGACCTCCTACATGAACTCAACCCTATGCAAGCCGAAGGCGGACAAGCGCCGAATCTCAAAGATTCTCCCGTTGTTCGCAAAATTGAACAACTTGACCTCAACGATGCCATTCGTGCGGCCCGAGGTTTTGCCTTGTACTTCCAGCTCATCAACATCGTTGAACAGCACTATGAACAACGGGATCAGCAAAAAGCGAATGTCAGCAACAATTTAACCTTTACCGAGGAATCCATCTCACGGGTCGAATCTCCTAGTGAAGAGTTTGCCGAGGTAGGCCCTAACCCGATTCAAACCCCAGAACGGGGGACGTTTGGCTCCCTGTTCCCCCAACTCCGACAACTGAATGTTCCCCCCAATCTGATCCAAAAACTCCTCGATCAACTTGATATTCGTCTGGTGTTCACCGCCCACCCAACGGAGATTGTACGGCGCACTATTCGCGGCAAACAGCGTCGGATTGCCCGAGTTTTACGCCAACTCGATCGGGTCGAGGATGGCTTACATTCCATGAGCCGCATCTCCTCCCTCGAAGCCGAAGCCCTCCAAGAACAACTGATGGAGGAAATTCGCCTCTGGTGGCGCACGGATGAGTTACATCAGTTTAAGCCCACGGTTCTCGATGAGGTGGAATATACCCTGCACTACTTCACTGAAGTGCTGTTTGATACGTTGCCCCAACTGTACCAGCGGCTCCAACGGACCCTTAAGGTCTCGTTTCCCCATATCGAACCGCCGAGTTATAACTTCTGTAAGTTTGGCTCCTGGGTAGGGTCCGATCGCGATGGGAACCCCTCCGTGACCCCTCGTGTGACCTGGCAAACCGCCTGTTACCAGCGCAATCTGGTCCTAGAGAAGTATATTCATTCCGTTGATAGTCTCAGTGAATCCCTGAGTCTGTCCCTGCATTGGAGTGATGTGCTTCCTGAACTACTCGAATCCGTCGAACAGGATCGGCTGCAAATGAGCGAGGTCTATGATCGCCTGGCCATTCGCTACCGCCAAGAACCCTACCGCTTAAAACTGGCCTATGTGCAGAAACGGCTGGAGAATACCCGCGATCGCAACCTGAGTCTCTATCACGCCGAAGACTGGCGACAGCAAATCCGCGAGGTGAACAGTATCCCGGTCTACCGCTCCGGTTCAGATTTTTTGGCGGAACTGCAACTGATTCAACGCAATCTCTTTGAGACTGGGTTGCAATGTAGCGAACTCGACACCCTCATCTGTCAGGTGGAAATCTATGGCTTCAACCTGGCTCATTTGGATATTCGCCAAGAATCCTCCCGCCATGAAGAGGCCCTCAATGAGCTAACAGAATACCTACAAATTCTACCCAAACCCTACAGCGACCTCACTGAAGCCGAACGGGTCGAATGGTTGACCCTGGAACTGCAAACCCGCCGGCCGTTGGTTCCCACGGAGTTACCCTTCTCTCCCATTACCAAGGAGACCATCGAAACCTTCCGCATTGTGCGACTGCTGCAACAAGAGTTTGGCACAGAACTCTGTCAGACCTACATCATCAGCATGAGTCGCCAAGCCAGTGACCTGCTCGAAGTGTTGCTGCTGGCTAAAGAGGCGGGCCTCTACGATCCGGCCACAGGAACCGGAACCCTGCAAGTGGTCCCTCTGTTTGAAACCGTGGAAGACCTGAAACGGGCCCCCTCGGTGATGAAAGACCTGTTTGAGTTACCCCTCTATCAAGTGCTGCTAACGGGGGGCTATGGCCGGGAAGATAGCTCGGATACTCCCCTGAGTCCCTCCCTGCAAGAGGTGATGCTGGGCTATTCCGACAGTAACAAGGATTCCGGCTTCCTCAGCAGTAACTGGGAAATCCATAAGGCTCAAAAAGCCCTGCAAGCCGTCAGCGAACCCTATGGGGTCAAACTGCGAATCTTCCACGGACGGGGCGGTTCCGTCGGTCGTGGTGGGGGGCCGGCCTATGAAGCGATCTTGGCTCAGCCCGGACGCACCATCGACGGTCGCATTAAAATCACCGAGCAAGGGGAAGTGCTGGCCTCCAAGTATTCCTTACCGGAGTTAGCCCTCTATCACCTGGAAACCGTCACCTCGGCGGTGATTCAATCCAGCCTGTTAGGGTCAGGATTCGATGATATCGAACCCTGGAACGAGACGATGGAGGAGTTGGCTCACAAATCCCGTCAGCATTATCGCTCCCTTGTGTATGAGGAACCGGATTTTATCGACTTCTTCATGCAGGTGACCCCGATTGAGGAGATCAGTCAACTGCAAATTTCCTCCCGGCCCTCCCGCCGTCGCCAGGGGAAAAAAGATATCGGCAGTTTACGGGCGATTCCCTGGGTCTTCAGTTGGACTCAAAGCCGCTTTTTACTCCCGGCCTGGTATGGGGTGGGAACGGCTTTGAATGAGTTTTTACAGGAGAAACCGGAGGAACATCTCAAACTGTTGCGCTATTTCTACATGAAATGGCCCTTTTTCAAGATGGCCATCTCTAAAGTGGAGATGACCTTGGCCAAGGTGGATTTACAAATCGCCGAGCATTATGTGCGCGAGTTGAGCCAGCCTGAGGATCGTGAACGCTTTGCGGTGATTCTCAATCGCATCACCGATGAATATCATCAATCTCGGGATTTGATTCTCCAGATTACGGGCCATACCTATCTCCTCGATGGAGATCCCGGCTTACGCCGCTCGGTGCAGTTGCGCAACTCCACCATTATTCCCCTGGGCTTGTTGCAGGTGTCCTTACTCAAACGGCTCCGTCAACATGGCAAGAGTATGACTCCAGGGGTCATTCACTCTCGCTACAGTAAGGGCGAATTACTGCGCGGGGCCTTGTTGACTCTCAATGGTATTGCGGCAGGAATGCGCAATACCGGTTAA